Within candidate division WOR-3 bacterium, the genomic segment CTCTTTAAAATTTCTGTTTCCCTTTTTACGGCAGAAGCCCTTTCCTCTTCAAATTCCTTTTTTCTTGAATAAATGATAATTTTTTCAATTTCTATTTCAATCTGATTTAGCTCAACATTTAAAATTTTATTCTCTCCTTCCCTTAATTCCACTTCTAAACATTTTTCCTCATAACCAACAATTTTAAAACATAAAAGATATTTTCCTTCTTTTAATTTTGAAATAACATAAAAACCCCTTTCATCTGTAAGTGTTCCTTTATTTAAATCCTTTATATAAACAAAAACAAAAGGAAGAGATTCACTTGTTTTTTTATCTATCACCCTTCCAGAAATACTTGAAAAGGCTATAAGAATTTTAAACAAAATCATTTTAAGTATTAATTGCCATAAGAAAAGGACAGTTTATATGTAGTTTTTTATAACTCAAATTTTTATGACAATAATAACCTGAAATTTCAAAGCTAAAATTGAAAATTGAACCCCTTAAAATTTTTCTTTTTATGCTATAAGACCAGGCTCTTTCTCTTTTACTTTCATTAACTGAAACTATAATGTATACTTTACCTACTTCCATATCCAGAATATCATCACCTGAAGGAGAAGATTTTCCCTTTATTCCTCCAACCATTGGATGGGAATGAAAATCTCCTATAACTTTAAGATTTTCAATTTTTAAGGAATTAATTAATTGAATTATTCTTTTTTCTCTCTTTGCTATAGGCGCAACACTGTAAGGAGACTTTTTTACAATCTGTAAAACCTGCGCATCCTCAACAATTATTTCCCTATTATTAAAATAACCAAGTATAAGACCATAACATTCATAGTGATAAGATTCTGCTGAGGCAAGTATCATTTC encodes:
- a CDS encoding Mov34/MPN/PAD-1 family protein — its product is MNLSPDVIILKPPAFLEMILASAESYHYECYGLILGYFNNREIIVEDAQVLQIVKKSPYSVAPIAKREKRIIQLINSLKIENLKVIGDFHSHPMVGGIKGKSSPSGDDILDMEVGKVYIIVSVNESKRERAWSYSIKRKILRGSIFNFSFEISGYYCHKNLSYKKLHINCPFLMAINT